The sequence TGGCTGAAGTATCCTCCGGACGGATAGTCCTGCCGGTAATTGAGAGAAAAGCCTCCTCCAAACTCTTGGTGGATGTTTCGGCACAGAGCTCAGTCGGAGTGCCCTGAGCTACAATTGTGCCGTGATCAATAATAGCGATCCTCTCAGCCGTCCGATCGGCCTCCTCCAAATAGTGAGTGGTAAAGAAGATTGTGATTCCTTCTTTTTGATTTAGATTTTTGAGATAACTCCAAATTTTATTGCGGGTCTGAGGATCGAGACCAACCGTCGGCTCATCGAGAAAGAAAACTTTTGGATGATGGAGCAGCCCGCGAGCAATTTCCAGACGGCGCTTCATACCGCCGGAGAAATTTTTTACCAGGTCGTCTTTTCTATCCCAAAGCTCGACAAGACGCATCAGCTCCTCAATCCGATTTTTATAAATTGTTTTAGGCACACCGTAGAGCACAGCGTGGTACTGCATATTTTCATAAGCCGTCAACTCGGTATCCAGGCTCGGATCCTGAAAAACGATACCGAAAGATTTACGGGTATTGTCTGGATCGTGCACAGTACTAAAACCATTGAGAGTGATCGTGCCCGATGTAGGATGCAAAAGAGTGGTCAACATCCGAATAGTAGTGGTCTTGCCGGCGCCATTTGGTCCAAGGAAAGCAAAAATTTCTCCTTTTTTAACATTAAAGGAAATATCCTTGACGGCCGTCGACTTTCCAAAGTCTTTTCTAAGGTCTTTGACTTCGATAATATTATCTAGATTTTTAGGCGTTTTATCCATAGGTTTAGGGGAAGTATATCATACATACATTGCTACACCCTTTGCTTTATTTTATTACAACTTTTCTTCCACCAATGCCGGCAGGCTATCGGCGCCCGACACGTTTACCACGTCAAAGCTAATCCTTCCAATCACCTGCCCAGACAAAGTATCCACATTGACTCTCCATGATCCGGGAGCCAGATTGTCCC is a genomic window of Candidatus Paceibacterota bacterium containing:
- a CDS encoding ATP-binding cassette domain-containing protein, which codes for MDKTPKNLDNIIEVKDLRKDFGKSTAVKDISFNVKKGEIFAFLGPNGAGKTTTIRMLTTLLHPTSGTITLNGFSTVHDPDNTRKSFGIVFQDPSLDTELTAYENMQYHAVLYGVPKTIYKNRIEELMRLVELWDRKDDLVKNFSGGMKRRLEIARGLLHHPKVFFLDEPTVGLDPQTRNKIWSYLKNLNQKEGITIFFTTHYLEEADRTAERIAIIDHGTIVAQGTPTELCAETSTKSLEEAFLSITGRTIRPEDTSAKDDFKAHARLFRR